One window of Leifsonia sp. AK011 genomic DNA carries:
- a CDS encoding DUF4190 domain-containing protein, translating to MSTCAVCSAELQGDWKFCLSCGAPLAPSVPAAIRPTREPSEGRTFNLLAVIAIVLGVIGGPVAAIFGFVAARQIRQTGERGILLARLAIVLGIVWLVVWIGAITWILVSGAL from the coding sequence ATGTCGACGTGCGCCGTGTGCTCTGCAGAACTGCAGGGCGACTGGAAGTTCTGCCTCTCCTGTGGTGCACCCCTGGCTCCGTCCGTCCCGGCAGCGATCCGCCCGACGCGGGAACCCAGCGAGGGGCGAACGTTCAACCTCCTGGCCGTGATCGCCATCGTTCTGGGAGTCATCGGCGGGCCCGTTGCCGCGATCTTCGGCTTCGTCGCAGCGCGCCAGATTCGGCAGACCGGGGAGCGCGGCATCCTTCTGGCCCGACTCGCGATCGTTCTCGGCATCGTGTGGCTCGTCGTCTGGATCGGCGCGATCACCTGGATCCTGGTCTCCGGTGCTCTCTGA
- the guaA gene encoding glutamine-hydrolyzing GMP synthase, with translation MTDTDARPVLVVDFGAQYAQLIARRVREASVYSEIVPHTITAAEVAEKNPAGIVLSGGPSSVYEPGSPTLDPGILELGVPVLGICYGFQVMAQQLGGEVANTGLREYGATSVTLTPGDSSLLGGQPGEQTTWMSHGDSVSKAPEGFTVLASSTSTPVAAFASDERRMYGVQWHPEVKHSEYGQRVIENFLHTAAGIPADWNSSNVIEEQVARIREQVGTGRVICGLSGGVDSAVAAAIVHKAVGDQLVCIFVDHGLLRQDERRQVEEDYVASTGVRLVTVDAVDQFLDALAGVTDPEQKRKIIGREFIRSFENAAEALVLEAQGEGEQIKYLVQGTLYPDVVESGGGTGTANIKSHHNVGGLPEDLTFELVEPLRTLFKDEVRAIGRELGLPEVIVSRQPFPGPGLGIRIVGEVTRDRLELLRSADAIARAELTASGLDGEIWQCPVVLLADVRSVGVQGDGRTYGHPIVLRPVSSEDAMTADWTRLPYDVLARISNRITNEVPGVNRVVLDVTSKPPGTIEWE, from the coding sequence GTGACCGATACCGACGCCCGCCCAGTTCTCGTCGTCGATTTCGGCGCGCAGTACGCACAGCTCATCGCCCGGCGCGTACGCGAAGCCAGCGTGTACAGCGAAATCGTTCCGCACACGATCACCGCGGCAGAGGTCGCCGAGAAGAACCCCGCGGGCATCGTGCTGAGCGGGGGACCCTCCAGCGTCTACGAGCCCGGCTCGCCCACGCTCGACCCCGGCATCCTCGAGCTCGGGGTGCCCGTGCTCGGCATCTGCTACGGATTCCAGGTCATGGCCCAGCAGCTCGGCGGCGAGGTCGCCAACACCGGGCTGCGGGAGTACGGGGCCACCTCGGTCACGCTCACCCCTGGCGACAGCAGCCTCCTCGGTGGCCAGCCCGGCGAGCAGACCACGTGGATGAGTCACGGCGACTCCGTGTCCAAGGCGCCGGAAGGTTTCACCGTCCTCGCCTCGTCGACGTCCACCCCGGTGGCCGCGTTCGCCTCTGACGAGCGTCGGATGTACGGGGTGCAGTGGCATCCCGAGGTCAAGCACAGCGAGTACGGCCAGCGGGTTATCGAGAACTTCCTCCACACCGCCGCGGGCATCCCCGCTGACTGGAACAGCTCCAATGTCATCGAGGAGCAGGTCGCCCGCATCCGCGAGCAGGTCGGCACGGGACGCGTCATCTGCGGCCTCTCCGGCGGTGTCGACTCCGCGGTCGCCGCAGCCATCGTGCACAAGGCGGTCGGCGACCAGCTCGTGTGCATCTTCGTCGACCACGGCCTGCTGCGCCAGGACGAGCGTCGCCAGGTCGAAGAGGACTACGTGGCATCCACGGGTGTGCGCCTCGTCACCGTGGATGCCGTTGACCAGTTCCTCGACGCGCTGGCAGGTGTGACGGACCCGGAGCAGAAGCGCAAGATCATCGGGCGTGAGTTCATCCGCAGCTTCGAGAACGCAGCAGAAGCGCTCGTGCTCGAGGCCCAGGGCGAGGGTGAGCAGATCAAGTACCTCGTGCAGGGAACCCTCTACCCCGACGTCGTCGAATCGGGTGGCGGAACCGGAACGGCGAACATCAAAAGCCACCACAACGTGGGCGGCCTCCCGGAGGACCTCACGTTCGAGCTCGTCGAGCCGCTGCGCACCCTCTTCAAGGACGAGGTGCGTGCCATCGGACGCGAGCTGGGACTCCCCGAGGTGATCGTGTCACGGCAGCCCTTTCCGGGGCCTGGCCTTGGCATCCGCATCGTGGGTGAGGTCACCCGTGATCGTCTGGAGCTGCTCCGTTCCGCGGACGCGATCGCACGCGCAGAACTGACCGCTTCGGGCCTCGACGGCGAGATCTGGCAGTGCCCGGTCGTGCTGCTCGCGGACGTGCGCTCCGTGGGGGTGCAGGGGGATGGTCGTACCTACGGCCACCCGATCGTGCTTCGCCCCGTGTCATCCGAGGATGCCATGACCGCCGACTGGACCCGCCTCCCGTACGACGTGCTCGCGCGCATCTCCAACCGCATCACCAACGAGGTACCGGGCGTCAACCGCGTCGTGCTCGACGTGACGTCGAAGCCCCCGGGAACCATCGAGTGGGAGTGA
- a CDS encoding Bax inhibitor-1/YccA family protein, translating to MALNNPAFRNEAFNSQGAVAAAQNISAQQLDEIYNRPSAPERGDVMTVENTIQKTVFTFAVLLAGAAVGWITAPAVPFLWIGAGLVGFVLALVNIFKKEPSAPLILAYSAAQGVFVGGISAFYEQQWPGIVLQAVIATFVVVGVTLALFASGKIRASKRATKIFLIAMIGYAVFSLVNLGIMIFGGANGNPWGLRGDVEIFGIPLGVVLGVFVVILAAYSLVLDFDFIQKGANNKAPAKYGWTGAFGIMVTVIWLYLELLRMLAIARN from the coding sequence ATGGCACTCAACAACCCCGCATTCCGCAACGAGGCGTTCAACTCGCAGGGAGCGGTTGCTGCAGCGCAGAACATCTCCGCGCAGCAGCTCGATGAGATCTACAACCGGCCCTCCGCGCCGGAGCGCGGCGACGTGATGACGGTCGAGAACACGATCCAGAAGACCGTGTTCACCTTCGCAGTGCTGCTCGCAGGCGCTGCAGTGGGCTGGATCACAGCGCCCGCCGTACCGTTCCTGTGGATCGGCGCCGGCCTCGTGGGCTTCGTGCTCGCCCTCGTCAACATCTTCAAGAAGGAGCCCTCGGCGCCGCTCATCCTCGCGTACTCCGCTGCGCAGGGTGTGTTCGTCGGCGGCATCTCGGCGTTCTACGAGCAGCAGTGGCCCGGCATCGTGCTGCAGGCCGTCATCGCGACTTTCGTCGTCGTGGGTGTGACCCTCGCCCTGTTCGCGAGCGGCAAGATCCGCGCCTCGAAGCGGGCCACCAAGATCTTCCTCATCGCGATGATCGGCTACGCCGTGTTCTCGCTCGTGAACCTCGGCATCATGATCTTCGGTGGAGCCAACGGCAACCCGTGGGGCCTGCGCGGCGACGTCGAGATCTTCGGCATCCCGCTCGGCGTCGTGCTGGGCGTCTTCGTCGTGATCCTCGCGGCGTACTCGCTCGTGCTCGACTTCGACTTCATCCAGAAGGGCGCCAACAACAAGGCCCCGGCCAAGTACGGCTGGACGGGCGCGTTCGGCATCATGGTGACGGTCATCTGGCTCTACCTCGAGCTGCTGCGCATGCTCGCCATCGCGCGCAACTAG
- a CDS encoding DUF3817 domain-containing protein encodes MPQGPRPADVPKIRRTVAVYKVSSIITGSFLLLLCLMMVLRYGFGVDIELGGPYGFLALTPKELIAGINLSTFILIVHGWLYVLYLACDFLLWRYIRWSFGKFLFIALGGIIPLLSFFLERRVPRDVEAVISSISPGAAGAEATPTEATA; translated from the coding sequence ATGCCCCAAGGTCCACGGCCTGCCGACGTCCCCAAGATCCGACGCACGGTCGCCGTGTACAAGGTGTCCTCCATCATCACCGGCAGCTTCCTGCTCCTGCTGTGCCTCATGATGGTGCTGCGCTACGGCTTCGGCGTCGATATCGAGCTCGGTGGCCCCTACGGGTTCCTCGCGCTGACGCCGAAGGAGCTCATCGCCGGCATCAACCTGTCGACGTTCATCCTCATCGTCCACGGCTGGCTCTACGTGCTGTACCTCGCGTGCGACTTCCTGCTGTGGCGCTACATCCGCTGGTCGTTCGGCAAGTTCCTGTTCATCGCGCTGGGCGGCATCATCCCGCTCCTCTCGTTCTTCCTCGAGCGTCGCGTGCCGCGCGACGTCGAGGCCGTCATCTCATCGATCAGCCCCGGAGCCGCAGGCGCCGAGGCCACACCCACGGAGGCCACTGCGTGA
- a CDS encoding ATP-dependent helicase, with the protein MSSVPLLPPPDDEPLLAGLNPQQREAVLYRGQSLLIVAGAGSGKTSVLTRRIAGLLKWREAWPSQILAITFTNKAAAEMRERVKALVGDEADGMWISTFHSACVRILRRQAESMGMKQSFTIYDTADSRALMKRIIKELDADTMGFTVSGALSRISRLKNELTDVDGFARNANLSDPKEALLLEIFRLYTASLRRANALDFDDIIAETVYLFRAFPDVAALYQKRFRHVLVDEYQDTNHAQYALVRELVRAPALSPDPLREPQGAIGGASLTVVGDSDQSIYAFRGADIRNIVEFERDFPNSKVILLEQNYRSTQNILDAANAVISNNFDRKAKNLFTVVGSGDKIVGYTGYSGHDEAQFVADEVEKLRDAGASYNDIAVFVRTNSQTRPLEEIFIRSAIPYRIPGGTKFYERAEVKDAFGYLIQVANPDDDLALRRIMNVPKRGIGPATEAAMQALAERQGMPLREVLRDATALGLGPKVTAAITELGQLLDDVANTINTAAPHDILTALLTRSGLHASLKNSGDPQDEARAENLEELVSQAKEFRVSNPEGTLVDFLTNVALFSAADEIDDHDGSVSIMTLHTAKGLEYDSVFLTGLEEDLLPHRMSTNEPGGLAEERRLFYVGITRARKKLFLSLATSRASFGDVSVSMPSRYLAEIPGDLIEWRDSGGGGFRSGFRGVRAAPMRESYGALPPAPKAKTEWATPITGKVRDNGDLTLAVGDRIRHTDFGDGRVTAVTGNGPKTVAEVQFDVAGRKRLLVKIAPIEKL; encoded by the coding sequence ATGTCATCCGTGCCCCTTCTGCCCCCGCCGGACGACGAGCCCCTGCTCGCTGGCCTCAACCCCCAGCAGCGCGAGGCTGTGCTCTACCGCGGACAGTCGCTGCTCATCGTGGCGGGCGCTGGCTCCGGCAAGACGAGCGTGCTCACACGGCGCATCGCCGGTCTGCTGAAGTGGCGGGAGGCGTGGCCGAGCCAGATCCTCGCGATCACGTTCACCAACAAAGCCGCGGCCGAGATGCGCGAGCGGGTCAAGGCGCTCGTCGGCGACGAGGCCGACGGCATGTGGATCTCGACGTTCCACTCCGCGTGCGTGCGCATCCTGCGACGCCAGGCGGAGTCGATGGGGATGAAGCAGAGCTTCACCATCTACGACACCGCGGACTCCCGCGCGCTCATGAAGCGGATCATCAAGGAGCTGGACGCCGACACCATGGGCTTCACGGTCAGTGGTGCGCTCAGTCGTATCTCGCGGCTCAAGAACGAGCTCACCGACGTTGACGGCTTCGCACGCAACGCCAACCTCTCTGACCCGAAGGAGGCGCTGCTGCTGGAGATCTTCCGGCTGTACACCGCGTCCCTGCGCCGGGCGAACGCCCTCGACTTCGACGACATCATCGCCGAGACCGTCTACCTGTTCCGTGCGTTCCCGGATGTCGCGGCGCTCTACCAGAAGCGGTTCCGCCACGTGCTCGTCGACGAGTACCAGGACACCAACCACGCGCAGTACGCGCTCGTGCGGGAACTCGTCCGGGCGCCGGCGCTGAGCCCGGATCCCCTTCGAGAACCTCAGGGAGCGATCGGCGGCGCATCCCTCACCGTCGTCGGTGACAGCGACCAGTCGATCTACGCGTTCCGCGGCGCCGACATCCGCAACATCGTCGAGTTCGAGCGCGACTTCCCCAACTCGAAGGTCATCCTGCTCGAGCAGAACTACCGCTCGACCCAGAACATCCTCGATGCCGCGAACGCGGTCATCTCCAACAACTTCGACCGCAAGGCCAAGAACCTCTTCACCGTCGTGGGTTCCGGCGACAAGATCGTCGGCTACACCGGCTACTCGGGCCATGACGAGGCGCAGTTCGTCGCCGACGAGGTCGAGAAGCTGCGGGATGCCGGGGCGAGCTACAACGACATCGCCGTCTTCGTGCGCACCAACTCGCAGACACGACCGCTGGAGGAGATCTTCATCCGCTCGGCGATCCCGTACCGGATCCCCGGGGGCACCAAGTTCTACGAACGCGCCGAGGTGAAGGACGCCTTCGGGTACCTCATCCAGGTCGCCAACCCCGACGACGACCTCGCCCTCCGCCGCATCATGAACGTGCCCAAGCGGGGCATCGGCCCCGCAACGGAGGCGGCGATGCAGGCACTCGCGGAGCGCCAGGGTATGCCGCTGCGAGAGGTGCTGCGGGATGCCACGGCTCTCGGCCTCGGCCCGAAGGTCACCGCTGCCATCACCGAGCTGGGGCAACTGCTCGACGATGTCGCGAACACCATCAACACGGCAGCGCCCCATGACATCCTGACCGCCCTCCTCACGCGTTCTGGGCTGCACGCCTCGCTCAAGAACTCCGGCGACCCGCAGGACGAGGCCCGCGCCGAGAACCTCGAGGAGCTCGTGTCGCAGGCCAAGGAGTTCCGGGTCAGCAACCCCGAGGGCACCCTCGTGGACTTCCTCACGAACGTCGCGCTCTTCTCCGCGGCCGACGAGATCGACGACCACGACGGGTCGGTCTCGATCATGACGCTCCACACCGCGAAGGGCCTCGAGTACGACTCAGTGTTCCTCACGGGCCTCGAGGAGGACCTGCTGCCACATCGCATGTCCACGAATGAGCCCGGCGGCCTCGCCGAGGAGCGTCGGCTCTTCTACGTGGGCATCACGAGGGCTCGTAAGAAGCTGTTCCTCTCGCTCGCGACGTCCCGTGCGTCGTTCGGCGACGTGTCCGTGTCGATGCCGAGCCGTTACCTCGCCGAGATCCCGGGTGACCTCATCGAGTGGCGCGACTCGGGCGGTGGCGGGTTCCGGTCCGGATTCCGCGGGGTGCGAGCCGCACCGATGCGCGAGTCGTACGGCGCGCTGCCGCCGGCACCCAAGGCGAAGACCGAGTGGGCCACCCCGATCACGGGCAAGGTGCGCGACAACGGAGATCTCACCCTCGCGGTGGGTGACCGCATCCGACACACCGATTTCGGTGACGGGCGTGTGACCGCGGTCACAGGGAACGGGCCGAAGACGGTTGCCGAAGTGCAATTCGACGTGGCAGGCCGCAAGCGCCTCCTCGTGAAGATCGCTCCTATCGAGAAGCTCTAA
- a CDS encoding glycerophosphodiester phosphodiesterase family protein gives MTHPARPLVIGHRGASGYRPEHTAAAYELAFELGADAVEPDIVATRDGVLVLRHENEISGTTDVASHPEFASRRTTKLVDGVKHTGWFTEDFTWSELATLTARERLPELRPDSAQFAEETGPGILRLRDLLGLMPAGKIMVAEIKHATYFASIGLPLDELFAKEIADWATPDNLIVECFETTVLGQIRERGVPGRVVFLLESSGSPADQVSQFGRAAKRYADYLTDDALAGLAASVDGISVDKRMLLDERSGGTTDLVARAHAGGLEVYTWTLRAENRFLSPQFRAGEPEEFGDWQAEFGLILGTGLDGVFADQPDLVRALLG, from the coding sequence GTGACGCACCCCGCCCGGCCCCTCGTGATCGGCCACCGGGGTGCCAGCGGCTATCGTCCGGAGCACACGGCTGCCGCGTATGAGCTCGCGTTCGAGCTCGGCGCGGATGCGGTCGAGCCCGACATCGTGGCCACTCGTGACGGCGTGCTGGTGCTGAGGCACGAGAACGAGATCTCCGGTACGACGGATGTCGCGAGCCATCCCGAGTTCGCCTCCCGGCGCACCACGAAGCTGGTCGACGGCGTGAAGCACACGGGCTGGTTCACCGAGGACTTCACCTGGTCTGAGCTGGCAACCCTCACGGCGCGGGAGAGGCTGCCCGAGTTGCGGCCGGACTCGGCGCAGTTCGCCGAGGAGACAGGCCCGGGCATCCTGCGTCTGCGGGATCTTCTGGGTCTCATGCCCGCGGGCAAGATCATGGTCGCGGAGATCAAGCACGCCACGTACTTCGCGTCGATCGGGCTGCCGCTCGACGAACTGTTCGCGAAGGAGATCGCCGACTGGGCGACGCCAGACAATCTCATTGTCGAGTGCTTCGAGACGACGGTGCTCGGCCAGATCCGTGAGCGCGGGGTGCCGGGTCGCGTGGTGTTCCTGCTGGAGTCGTCGGGATCACCGGCCGACCAGGTGTCGCAGTTCGGCCGTGCGGCGAAGCGGTACGCCGACTACCTCACCGATGACGCGCTCGCCGGGCTCGCGGCATCCGTCGACGGCATCAGCGTGGACAAGCGGATGCTGCTCGACGAGAGGTCCGGAGGCACGACCGATCTCGTCGCCCGCGCACACGCCGGCGGTCTCGAGGTCTACACCTGGACGCTGCGAGCCGAGAACCGCTTCCTCTCGCCGCAGTTCCGCGCGGGCGAGCCGGAGGAGTTCGGGGACTGGCAGGCGGAGTTCGGCCTCATCCTGGGCACGGGACTCGACGGGGTCTTTGCCGATCAACCCGACCTGGTGCGCGCGCTGCTGGGCTGA